From Candidatus Woesearchaeota archaeon, the proteins below share one genomic window:
- a CDS encoding asparaginase — protein MSSYTKKRILVILTGGTIAGNVAKSKVSQNQKSDPNSFISILDNSVAIVKQNWNIEIHPTVEELFDTDSSNLQPENWTFLIEEIQKKYDAYDSFIILHGTNTMGYTASALSFALENINKPVILTGAQVPLGYLGTDAVTNLVNSLRLAVWGYHEVKGVMVLFGSRIITGTRVKKGTDFDYDPFKSFQTGALGQIGRFMKIDEAALKKHVAYLSKSKPLAIQSRVLSVRKDFDTKSIVSLTEFPGMSVDIFQSLAENNGVKAFILRAFGAGDPSSHLFPVFKYLKKKKIPIIVTTQAPGGVSNFQVNENGQYLKENDLAIPAFDMSIEAMTTKLAWLLAQKMNYEQIKLKMVEDLHGEITIATELI, from the coding sequence ATGTCCTCATACACCAAAAAAAGGATATTAGTGATATTAACCGGAGGAACAATTGCCGGGAATGTTGCTAAGAGTAAGGTCTCACAAAACCAAAAATCTGACCCAAACAGTTTTATTTCTATACTCGATAATTCAGTTGCTATTGTTAAACAAAATTGGAACATTGAAATTCATCCTACGGTTGAGGAACTTTTTGATACTGATAGCTCAAATCTGCAGCCTGAAAATTGGACGTTTCTTATAGAAGAGATACAGAAAAAATATGATGCTTATGATTCCTTTATCATACTCCATGGCACCAACACTATGGGATATACCGCGTCTGCATTATCCTTTGCTTTAGAGAACATTAACAAACCGGTTATCCTTACCGGAGCACAGGTTCCTTTAGGGTATCTGGGCACGGATGCAGTAACTAACCTTGTTAATTCTTTGCGGTTAGCCGTATGGGGTTATCATGAGGTTAAGGGGGTCATGGTACTCTTTGGAAGTAGAATCATTACTGGAACACGAGTTAAAAAGGGAACTGATTTCGATTATGATCCCTTCAAGTCTTTTCAGACAGGTGCTCTAGGACAGATTGGGCGTTTTATGAAAATCGATGAGGCTGCATTAAAAAAACATGTTGCTTATCTGTCAAAATCAAAACCATTAGCCATTCAATCAAGGGTACTAAGCGTTAGGAAGGATTTTGATACCAAAAGCATTGTATCGCTTACCGAATTCCCTGGTATGTCTGTAGATATTTTTCAATCATTAGCTGAAAATAATGGGGTCAAGGCCTTTATTTTGAGGGCTTTTGGTGCAGGAGATCCAAGTTCTCATTTATTTCCTGTGTTTAAATATTTAAAGAAAAAGAAAATTCCTATTATTGTAACTACCCAAGCACCAGGAGGAGTCTCGAATTTCCAAGTCAATGAAAACGGGCAGTATTTGAAAGAAAATGATCTTGCTATCCCTGCGTTTGATATGAGTATTGAAGCAATGACAACAAAACTGGCATGGTTGCTTGCTCAAAAAATGAATTACGAACAAATCAAGCTGAAAATGGTAGAAGATTTACATGGTGAAATCACGATTGCAACTGAATTAATATAG
- a CDS encoding AbrB/MazE/SpoVT family DNA-binding domain-containing protein, with product MSLGLRIPKELVEKYNLKNEEEVTIIPEEKSIRIVPR from the coding sequence ATGAGTTTAGGGTTGAGAATACCTAAAGAATTAGTGGAGAAATATAACCTAAAGAATGAAGAAGAGGTTACGATAATTCCGGAAGAGAAGAGTATACGTATTGTCCCAAGGTAA